A region from the Cryptosporangium arvum DSM 44712 genome encodes:
- a CDS encoding bifunctional nuclease family protein gives MKELNVVGVRVELPNNQPIVLLKEVAGDRYLPIWIGPVEATAIAFEQQGVRPTRPLTHDLLKDVLGALDAPLRKVEIVELRDNVFYAELVIGDGVRVSSRPSDAIALALRVGVTITCAEAVLEEAGIIIPDEQEDEVAKFREFLDTISPEDFAGS, from the coding sequence GTGAAGGAGCTCAACGTCGTCGGTGTGCGGGTCGAGCTACCGAACAACCAGCCGATCGTCCTGCTCAAGGAGGTCGCCGGTGATCGTTACTTGCCGATCTGGATCGGCCCGGTGGAGGCCACGGCGATCGCGTTCGAGCAGCAGGGGGTGCGGCCGACCCGGCCGCTGACCCACGACCTGCTCAAGGACGTCCTCGGGGCGCTGGACGCGCCGCTGCGCAAGGTCGAGATCGTCGAGTTGCGCGACAACGTGTTCTACGCGGAACTGGTCATCGGTGACGGCGTGCGGGTCAGCTCGCGGCCGTCCGACGCGATAGCGCTCGCGCTGCGCGTGGGGGTCACGATCACCTGCGCGGAGGCGGTGCTCGAGGAAGCCGGGATCATCATCCCGGACGAGCAGGAGGACGAAGTCGCGAAGTTCCGCGAATTTCTCGACACGATTTCGCCGGAGGATTTCGCCGGAAGCTGA
- a CDS encoding MerR family transcriptional regulator — MTPSGSSARSFLSIGEVLAQLRPEFPDTTISKLRFLESEGLVEPERTPAGYRKYSSEDVDRLRYVLAAQRDQYLPLRVIREHLQGSGRGAPSPGRELVDSETLPEAGDFSRPEIDVRLSRSELLERTGITDAQLKQIENFGLITARGAGWYDADGVVVAETVARMAEFGLEPRHLRGYRTAADREVGLFEQVVAPVARQRGPEAKARAEEVVRELAALSLRLHTALVQARLRGSLGG; from the coding sequence GTGACGCCGTCCGGGTCCTCCGCCCGGTCCTTTCTGAGCATCGGCGAGGTTCTCGCCCAGCTCCGGCCGGAGTTCCCGGACACGACGATCTCCAAGCTCCGGTTCCTCGAGTCCGAAGGGCTCGTGGAACCGGAGCGCACTCCGGCGGGTTACCGCAAATACTCGTCGGAGGACGTCGATCGGCTGCGGTACGTCCTGGCCGCGCAGCGGGACCAGTACCTCCCGCTGCGCGTGATCCGGGAACACCTCCAGGGGTCCGGGCGGGGTGCGCCGTCCCCGGGCCGTGAGCTGGTGGACTCCGAGACCCTGCCAGAGGCGGGCGATTTCTCCCGACCTGAGATTGATGTCCGACTTTCTCGATCGGAACTACTCGAACGGACCGGCATCACCGACGCACAGCTGAAGCAGATCGAGAATTTCGGTCTGATCACCGCGCGCGGAGCCGGCTGGTACGACGCGGACGGGGTGGTGGTCGCCGAGACCGTCGCCCGGATGGCCGAGTTCGGCCTCGAGCCGCGACACCTGCGTGGTTACCGCACCGCGGCCGATCGCGAGGTGGGCTTGTTCGAGCAGGTCGTGGCCCCGGTGGCGCGCCAGCGCGGCCCCGAGGCGAAGGCCCGCGCGGAGGAGGTCGTACGCGAGCTCGCGGCGCTCTCCCTGCGGCTGCACACGGCGCTCGTCCAGGCGCGCCTGCGCGGCTCCCTCGGCGGCTGA
- the odhI gene encoding oxoglutarate dehydrogenase inhibitor Odhl: MSRHSEDDQQQVDVTSTMILGAIDDAVVEASEAGGGNDPEGTRIAESLPAGSALLVVRRGPNAGSRFLLDSDVTTAGRHPESDIFLDDVTVSRRHAEFRREAGVFVVRDVGSLNGTYVNRERVESATLANGDEVQVGKFRLVFLSGPKRAAEGVAQ; encoded by the coding sequence ATGAGCCGCCATTCCGAGGACGATCAGCAGCAGGTGGACGTCACCTCGACGATGATCCTCGGCGCCATTGACGACGCCGTCGTCGAGGCGTCGGAGGCCGGCGGCGGTAACGACCCCGAAGGCACCCGCATCGCGGAGAGCCTCCCGGCCGGTTCGGCGCTGCTCGTCGTCCGGCGTGGCCCCAACGCGGGTAGCCGGTTCCTCCTGGACTCCGACGTCACGACCGCCGGGCGTCACCCGGAGAGCGACATCTTCCTCGACGACGTCACCGTGTCGCGCCGGCACGCCGAGTTCCGCCGCGAGGCCGGTGTGTTCGTGGTCCGCGACGTCGGCAGCCTCAACGGCACCTACGTCAACCGCGAGCGGGTCGAGTCGGCCACGCTGGCGAACGGCGACGAAGTGCAGGTCGGCAAGTTCCGGCTCGTCTTCCTCAGTGGCCCGAAGCGGGCTGCGGAGGGGGTCGCGCAGTGA
- a CDS encoding DUF881 domain-containing protein, with amino-acid sequence MTDPTPDDDAVTEAITVPLPTPAPATRAPAPRSPTTSPEPADGTAAADGTAADEPGTPGRELVPARRPARPDAGGPSPAHRRPRESSRRWWMKVAVVALCALLGVSLAAQLRRNEKDGALAGARQEDLVRILDELDSREQRLRSEIAELQERRRTLSSAAEGSQTVQEDLERRSEELGILAGTIPAEGQGLRLVFRPGSSALRAEVVLDAVEELRGAGAEAMQMGGRTGSPVRIVASTAFLDTENNHLLVGNHDLSGPYTLLAIGDPETMRAALAIPGGVVDSVEDAGGKLQIDAPDPVTVSATLSPATPRYAEPVD; translated from the coding sequence ATGACCGATCCCACCCCTGACGACGACGCGGTCACCGAGGCCATCACCGTGCCGCTGCCGACCCCCGCTCCGGCCACCCGGGCGCCGGCGCCGCGCTCGCCGACCACGTCCCCGGAGCCGGCGGACGGCACCGCGGCGGCGGACGGCACCGCGGCGGACGAGCCGGGCACCCCGGGCCGGGAGCTGGTGCCGGCCCGGCGGCCCGCGCGCCCGGACGCGGGCGGGCCGTCCCCGGCGCACCGGCGTCCGCGGGAGAGCTCGCGCCGCTGGTGGATGAAGGTCGCCGTGGTCGCGCTCTGCGCACTGCTCGGCGTCAGCCTCGCCGCCCAGCTGCGCCGCAACGAGAAGGACGGCGCGCTGGCCGGCGCCCGGCAGGAGGATCTGGTCCGCATCCTCGACGAGCTGGACAGCCGGGAGCAGCGGCTCCGGTCCGAGATCGCCGAACTGCAGGAGCGCCGCCGGACGCTGAGCTCGGCCGCGGAGGGCTCGCAGACCGTCCAGGAGGACCTGGAGCGCCGGTCCGAGGAGCTGGGCATCCTGGCCGGCACGATCCCCGCCGAGGGGCAGGGGCTGCGGCTGGTGTTCCGCCCGGGTTCCTCGGCGCTCCGTGCCGAGGTCGTCCTCGACGCGGTGGAGGAGCTGCGCGGGGCCGGCGCCGAGGCGATGCAGATGGGCGGGCGCACCGGGAGTCCGGTGCGGATCGTCGCGTCGACGGCGTTCCTGGACACCGAGAACAATCACCTGCTGGTCGGCAACCACGATCTGAGCGGGCCGTACACGTTGCTCGCGATCGGAGACCCGGAGACGATGCGCGCGGCTCTCGCGATCCCCGGTGGTGTCGTCGACTCCGTCGAGGACGCCGGCGGTAAGTTGCAGATCGACGCGCCGGACCCGGTCACCGTCTCAGCGACGCTGTCCCCGGCGACGCCTCGGTACGCCGAGCCGGTCGACTGA
- the gcvH gene encoding glycine cleavage system protein GcvH has product MIPDDLRYTNEHEWIRVTTGSIVRIGITDYAQDSLGDIVFVQLPDVGDTITAGEAVGEVESTKSVSDVYAPVTGTVTAKNEALDDQPELINGEPYSGGWMLEVEVDDAGVLDSLLSAEEYRELTEKE; this is encoded by the coding sequence GTGATCCCCGACGATCTGCGGTACACCAACGAGCACGAGTGGATCCGCGTGACCACCGGGAGCATCGTCCGCATCGGTATCACCGACTACGCCCAGGACTCGCTGGGCGACATCGTGTTCGTGCAACTGCCCGATGTGGGGGACACGATCACCGCGGGCGAGGCGGTCGGCGAGGTCGAGTCGACCAAGAGCGTCTCGGACGTCTACGCGCCGGTCACCGGCACCGTGACCGCGAAGAACGAGGCTCTCGACGACCAGCCGGAGCTGATCAACGGCGAGCCCTACAGCGGTGGCTGGATGCTCGAGGTCGAGGTCGACGACGCGGGCGTGCTCGACTCCCTGCTCTCGGCCGAGGAGTACCGCGAGCTGACCGAGAAGGAGTAG